In Desulfobacter hydrogenophilus, the genomic stretch ATAATCCTTTCAAATTCCGAAATAAATGACGCCATACATTCTCCCTATGAATCATACCCTTTGGGATTTTTTTGCTGCCAGTGCCATGCATCTTTGCACATATCTTCAATGTCCAGGGTGGCTTCCCAGCCAAGCTCGCGCCCGGCTTTAGACGGGTCTGCCCAGCATGCGGCAATGTCGCCCGGTCTGCGGGGAACAATTTCGTAGGGGATCTTGTGTCCGCAGGCTTTTTCAAATCCTTTGATCATCTCAATTACGGAATATCCCCGGCCGGTGCCAAGGTTGTAAATACCTACACCTGGGGTTTCCATGAGTCTTTGAAGGCAGCAGATATGTCCTTTGGCAAGGTCGGTGACATGGATGAAATCCCGGACCCCTGTTCCGTCCGGGGTATCGTAATCATCGCCGAAAACATTGACCCGGGGCAGCTGTCCTATGGCCACCCGGGCTACATAAGGCATCAGGTTGTTGGGAATGTCCCTGGGATCTTCGCCAATATCTCCGGATGGATGTGCCCCCACCGGGTTGAAATATCGCAACAGGGTAATGTGCCATTTGGGGTCGGCTGTATAAAGATCGGACAGGATTTCTTCGATCATCAGTTTGGTTCTGCCGTAGGGGTTGGTGACGGACAACGGAAAATCTTCGGTGATGGGCAGGCGGGCCGGGTTGCCGTAAACCGTGGCAGATGATGAAAATACAATGGCGGTAACACCTGCTTTTTCCATGGCTGCCATCAGGTTCAACGTGCCGGTGATATTGTTGTGGTAATAGCGCAGGGGCTGTGAAACCGATTCGCCCACAGCTTTAAGCCCTGCAAAGTGGATCACGGCCTCAATATTTTTATGGGCTTTGAACACTGCATGGGTGCCGGCTTCATCCAGCAAGTCCGTTTTGAAAAACGCAAGGTCTTTTCCCGTAATGTTTCTAACCCGGTCAAGGGCCTTGGCGGACGAGTTGACAAGATTATCCAGTACGACCACTTCGTGGCCTTGGTTAAGCAGTTCGACGCAGGTATGGCTACCGATATATCCGGCTCCGCCAGTGACAAGAATTTTCATTTGAATTCCTTGTAAGATTTGAAAGTTATCGCTTTTTTCCAGGATGCCTTGTTGAATATTTCAGAACATATTTTACATGTTTCGCACACTTTTGTACAGGAGGTAAGGGGGGTGAAAAACTGCCTCCCCAGACGGGAATTGTCTATGTGGCATTGCCGGGCAAGTGTTTCCGGTGTATCCATTAGATCAAGAAGGTTGCCGTTAAAAGACTCTTCAATATAAGCACTGATGCACCTTTTTAAAAACCGCACGCCCCGGGTACGGCCGCAAAGCTTTATCCCGTCGGCAACACCCTGATAGTGGTGAATGTCTTCGGGCCGGATAAAAGGGGATTTAAGAAACGCGTGGGGTTGAACGTTAAAATAGGCCTGGCACCCCAGATCTTGATTCATTCGAAATGTGGCTTCCCTGGCAAGTCCGGTATTGGAAAGGGCAATATGGGCATCGTGGGTGAGTTTGAACGGGCATTGGTAAATGCAGCCTTCATTGGCCAAAAGTTCAATGCGTATGTTCGGGTCGTACGCTTTGACTGACTTTGACAGGAAGGTCAGTTTTTCGGGGTTTCTGTTTAAGGCGCGGTCAGGCACAATGCGACTCGGCTCTTTAAACCGGGAAAGGGTAAGCAGATCAAAAAAAGAGAAGAATTTTTCAGGGCTGTCCAGCATGGCGTTTATTCCCGGTATCGCTTCAAGGCGAGGGACGATTTCATGTCCGGTTTGGTCAAGGGCGCGCAAAAGATACATATCTGAAAGCACAATGCCTTTTATGCCGACGGTATTGTCAAGGTGCGCAATATCATCGAGTATGCCGGATAAAATAGTGTTGTCCGCATATACATGGGGGGGCATGAAGCGGGTGTTCATTAAAATATATTTGTCAACCGCTTTTAAGCCGGACAGGGTGGCGCATAGATCCTGGGTCCCGGAGGTAAGATTGTCACCGATTCGTACCCTTGCATCGGTGACAGGCCCTGAAGGCAATGGAAAATATATGGATGAAAGGCTTGATGCGTGTCTGATGAGAAATTGAGCATAGCCTTCGTCCGGAACAAAGGGAACAGATAGTTTCATAAATAAATCGAAGTCCAAAGCAAAGGTGACAAAACTTTAATATGTTACAAATGCATCAAAAAGGCAAGATCAAGATATTGACACACAATAATGCATGGTTAAACTTTAATTTAATCCCGGGCGAAAGTCTGGAATCCATACACTGAATAAAAGGAGTGTTTTTAATGATTGAACTTACAGATGCTGCAAAAACGCAGATCGACAATTATTTCCAGGGGAATGAACCCTCCCCCATCCGGATTTTTCTTAACTCTGGTGGCTGAGCGGGTCCGTCTTTAGCAATGGCTCTGGATGAGCCTAAAGACAGCGACGACCTCTTTGACGTTAAAGGGCTTAAATTTGTGGTAGACAAAGAGTTTATGGAAAAAGCACAACAGATTAATATTGATTTTAACGGTATGGGCTTTAGCCTTGATTCCGGTATTGACCTGGGCCAGGGCGGTAACTGCGGGGGATGCTCAGGCGGATCCTGCGGATAGACCGGCTCAACCTGTGACTGTTATTGAAAAGGCGTCTTTGCATGAAAAAAGCAAAAGACGCCTTTTTACTTTTTCTAAAAAGAAAATCGTTCGTAATTTTTTTTATATGAAAGTTCCAATAAGTTACTGAATTACTTTCATGCTTTGTTGTGGGTTGAACCTCGGTATTGATAGACCAAGTCAGCCCATGGCTGTTTATATGAAATAACCACCAACTACTTGAATCCTTTCATCGTTTGTTGTGGGCACGATGACGAACGTTCAAGGCGGCCTATGGCCGTTATTCAGTAATTACATAGAGATAAAGGGCCCGGGGACCATGGGCGCCGTGTACCATGACCAGTTCAATGTCCGCGGTTTTGCTGGGACCCGAGATCATGGTCATGTGGTGGGGAAGCACTCCGGGGTCCCTTGTGTCCGGATCATATTTAAGCAGGGTATAAAGTTCTTTTAAATTGGTAAGTATCTGTTCTTTTCTAATCACTGCCACATGGATGGCGGGCAGCAATGAGACGGCCCGGGCCTCTTTGGGCCTGGATCTCATGACCAGCGTGGCCGTGTCTGCCAGGCAGAAATCAGCCGAGGTTACACCGATATAGGAATCAATCATTTGTTGCCGCACCCGTTCCTTAGCCTTGGATCTTTTGATGTTATCCATGCCTGCGCTGTCGAAAACCGCCGTGTGAACCGGCACGTTCTGGCCTTTTAATGCGGTTTTAAGATCCAGGGCATTGACCAGGGGATGATCCCACTGGACCACACTTTTTTTTGTGCCCCATTCCGGCTCCGTCTCTTTCACCAGTTCGACAATGGCTTTTGACACCTGGGCTTCATCCTTTACCGGAATGACATTGAGCTTCAATGGTACCGCCTCCCGGCAAAGATGATCTATCAGACCCATGTAATCTTTACCTTGGCGGGATTTTATTGTTTCCACAATGCCAGTCTGTTCCGGATTCGGGTCATTAGGGGATGTAAAAATTTGTGCAGCACGTTTTTCAGCATTATCCTGTTTAATGCCTAACGCTGCCCGAAGGGTTGCCATAAATTGAGTTTCATTGGTATTGGCTTGCATAAATTTTAGGTCCTCAACGATCTGCCTTTTGGGCGTTTAGCTTTTTAAACCGTTTTCGGAAAGGGGTTTGGGAAAGCGGTTGTATATCCCTGGATTTAGTCCAGCCCGCACCGGGTCCCGGCATTTTGGTAATCATGCCCTTGGATGTGGGAAATATTTTCTGGCCCAGGGCAAAGGTTGTAAGCACGGCGCGGTACAGGGCAGGGTGCCCGGCCAGAAGCGCCCACGCCTGGTGGATGGTTTTTTCCACAACGCTGACCGGTTTGGTCTCCCACTGGTCATCTCCGTATGCCAGCCGGTACCGCAATTCAAGCAGCATCCGGGGCAAATCAATGTTCACCGAGCAGGCCTGCTTGCAGGCACCGCATAATGATTCTCCCAGGCAAAGGTCTTTTGCCTGGTTCATGCCCTCCATCAGCGGTGTGAGCACCGCTCCGATGGGACCGCAATAGGTTGAGTCATAGGCATGACCGCCGATTTTACCGTAAACCGGGCAGGCGTTGAGACAGGCCGAACAGCGGATACAGCACAAAATTTCCCTGAATTTGGGATCTGCAAGGATACGGCTTCTGCCGTTGTCCAGAATAACCAGGTGAAATTCTTCGGGACCGTCGGGAAATTCCGGTCCGCCCGGTCCGCCGATGTAGGAGACGTACCCGCCCAGTTTTTGGGCCGCCGCTCCCCTGGACAGAAGGCGGAACAGGATGTCGTGGTCCTCGAGATTGGGCACCACCCGCTCCATACCCATGATGGCCACATGTACTTTGGGCAGGGTGGTGGACATGCGGATATTGCCTTCGTTGGATACCACGGTCATATGGCCGGTTTCCGCACAGGCCAGGTTGCAGCCGGAAATTCCCATATCTGCGGTGAGGAACTTTTCACGCAGGGCTTTTCTGGCGATCCGGGTCAGTTCTGGCGGATCTTCAGTATAGGGAACCCCCAGTTTTTGTTCAAACAGCCTACCTACCTGCTGCCGGGTTTTATGGGCCGCCGGGGCAATGATGTGGGAGGGTTTTTCTCCGGCAAGCTGCACGATGTATTCGCCCAGGTCGGTTTCGTTGACTTCAATGCCCTTTGCTTCAAAGGCAGGATTCAGGCCGATTTCCTCTGTGACCATGGACTTGCCCTTGACCACCTGTTTGACATGGTGCTGTTGGGCTACTTTAAGACAGTAGTCCACGGCTTGCTTATCTGTCCGGGCAAAATAAACTTTTCCGCCGTTATCCCGGACTTTGGCAGCTAACCGGGTCAGCACAACATCCAGGTTGTTGATGGTTTTTTCCCGGATTTCATGGGCTTTAAGGCGCAGGGGCGGGCCTTCGTCCAGGTTCTGGTAGGAAAGCGCCGTGGCCTTACCCAGGCCCGACTGAATTTTATTTAAAGCACTTTGCAGGATTTCATCTTTGATGGCTAACGCGGAATTTTGTACATATTTTTTTGTGGCTGTATCGTGGTTCATACCGCACCTGCCTTTTGGCCTGCCAGAAGCTGGGCAATGTGCATCACCCTGACATTGAGGTTGTGACGGTTCAGATACCCCTTGATGTTCATCAGGCATCCCATATCACAGCCCACCACGGCATCGGCTCCAGAATCAAGAATGTTTTTTACCTTTTCTTTGACCATGGCCGTAGAGATATCCGGGTATTTGGTTGAAAATGCACCCCCAAAGCCGCAGCATGTGTCCGAATCCTTCATCTCCACAAATGTGGCGCCCTTGACCTGGTTGATCAAGGCCCGGGGCTGAGCTGCCACGCCAAGATAACGTTTCAGGTGGCAGGAGTCATGGTAGGTGATGGTCCCGTCATAATAGGCGTCTGTGTTTTCGATCTTGAGCACGTCAATCAGGTACTCGGTGAGTTCAAAGGTCCTTTTTCCCACATCAATGGCCCGGTTTTTCCACGCCGGCTCATTTTCAAACAGTTCGGGATAGTGATGCCGGACCATGGAAACGCAGGAACCTGACGGACAAACAATGGTTTCAGCATCTTCAAAGGTCTCAATATAATGCTTTGCCGCCTTTGCCGCTTCTTTCCGGTATCCGGAGTTGAACGAGGGCTGTCCGCAGCAGGTCTGATTTTCCGGGTAGTCCATGGTAATGTCAAGACGCTGGAACAGCTTGACCATGGCCTCTCCGACTTCCGGGTACATGCCATCCACGATGCACTGGATGAACAGGGTTGCATGTGTCATTGAATTAATTCCTAACGGGGTGTATTTTGCCGGATGGGGCCTGTAACCAGGATCGGGGATGCCTCTAACTTCTCTGCGGCCATGAGACTGACCACCCGCTCAAAGGCGCTTATGATCATCATCTGCTCCCAGTCTTCAATATCGGAAAAATGTTTAGTGAATGTTTCCTGGAGTAGAGGTGGCAGGTTTTTGATGACATCCTGGCCCTTTTCCGTGAGGAAAAGGCTGACAGCCCGTCTGTCATCTTCTCTTTTTTTTCTAGCAATGTATCCACGGGTTTCAAGCCGCTTGGTGATATCCGTCACGGTTGCTTGACTTAAGCTTGTGCCCCGGGATAACGGGGTAATGGAAATTTGACCATGGGAGGAAATTTCCTGGAGTACAATAAGCTGGGGGCCTGTCAGACCAAATTCTTTGTTCAGCTTTCTGGAATGAATATCAACTGCCTGGATAATTTTACGAATTGATATCAAAAGGGTTTGACATCTTTGTTTGCTCAGTTCTGTTACGGCCATAGTTATATGTATTAATATTGTATCTGCGTTATTGATTTTATATGAAAGTTCCAATAAGTTACTGAATTACTTTCATGCTTTGTTGTGGGTTGAACCTCGGTATTGATAGACCAAGTCAGCCCATGGCTGTTATTAAGAAAATCTGTGTAATCTAAATAGTATTGTATACTATTGTCCGGGCAGGAGGCAAGCACCAATGCTTTTTGTCCTGGTTGACCTGCAACATCGACCATGGTACCTATGTATTGGCCGACCGAAAATCGTAATTTTTGCCGATTAATTCGTTGAGCACAAATTTTAATCCTCGAAATACGCCATGTATTCCTCCGATTAAAATTTGCGTCCGCTTTGTATTCGACAAAATTTACAGGTTTTCGTTCAGACACTATGTCATCATAAGAAAAAATAAAACGCATTCCAATGTCAATTTTTCGGGGAAATATCATGGAACAACAGATTGGAAACGTGGTTTTGAACAGGTGTGCTGCTGTTTGCACCGTCATGTTCATGCTCCTTGTCGGTATTGCCGGGTGCGGTGGAGAAAAAAAAGATACGGATTTAATCCTGGGTAACTGGGTTTATTACAGTAATCGCACCTATCTCCTTACCGTCATTGATATGAAAGGCACATGGACCTCTTCTGTTCGGATAGCAGACGTGACCTCCAAAATTGTTGATTCCAGGGGGACGGCCGGCGGTACCTGGGATTTGGATGAGGGTCAGCTCGTTTTTACCGTCGTGGCGTCAGATATCAACGATGTCTGGGAAAAAGAAAGCACTTACTCTTATAAGTTGCTCGAACTCAGGGACCATTTCATGGTCCTTGAGGGCGACAACGGTCGCAAGGAAGAATGGAAGAAAACGGTTCAGCTGAAGGGAAAAGAGGGCCCCGGTGCCGTCAATTCGATTGTTACCATGGCGCCCTATACTGTTAATCTGGATAAACATTCTTCCAATGCCAAGGATCGCTATTTGTGTTTGAGTATGCATTTGGAACTTATGGAACTGATGCCGGAACAGCCTGTGCCCCAATTTCATCCCAGGGCCAGGGATGCCGCCATCATGTATCTGTCTTCTTTGACCTATGAGAATGTATCTGATTTTGATCGCATCAAGGTTCAGAAAGAAAAAGTTAAGGATATACTCAACCCCTATATGGAAGGGTTAATCAAAGAAGTTGTCATTGACCATGTGGTTGTTGCCGTTTCTGCCGCAAAGGTGGAAGAATTTATCATTGAACATACGGCGGCACCAAGCGCGGAGGAACCCGCTGACGGGGAAGAGGGGGAAACCGGCGAAGAAGAGAACCCAAAAGACTCCTGATCGACAGGTGGTCAGTTTTCTTCCTTTGGCTTTATAACCAGTACGCCCCCGGATTTAAGACTGATGCTGGCTTTATCTTGTGTGAACACATTGCTGATACCCATGGTTGACCCCATGCAAAGGTTTTTATCCGTTAACGGATACTCCAGTCCCTCCAGGGTCAGCCCTTTAACATGGTCTGATACCGGGATGACGGATATCAGGTCGCCGGGATGGCCCGTGAGTGTCAGGCGGGAAACAACAATATGAATATCATTATGTGCATCTAAGATCGTGACCGGGATTCCCTTTGCTGCAAGTCTGCGCAGAAGGAAAATATTTGCCAGGGTATGGTCGAGTCGGGTGCTGGTAGCACCCATAATGAGAAGGTCGGTACATCCATGGTCAACGGCATATTCCATGCACAATTCCATATCT encodes the following:
- a CDS encoding LutC/YkgG family protein, with translation MQANTNETQFMATLRAALGIKQDNAEKRAAQIFTSPNDPNPEQTGIVETIKSRQGKDYMGLIDHLCREAVPLKLNVIPVKDEAQVSKAIVELVKETEPEWGTKKSVVQWDHPLVNALDLKTALKGQNVPVHTAVFDSAGMDNIKRSKAKERVRQQMIDSYIGVTSADFCLADTATLVMRSRPKEARAVSLLPAIHVAVIRKEQILTNLKELYTLLKYDPDTRDPGVLPHHMTMISGPSKTADIELVMVHGAHGPRALYLYVITE
- a CDS encoding flagellar basal body-associated FliL family protein, encoding MEQQIGNVVLNRCAAVCTVMFMLLVGIAGCGGEKKDTDLILGNWVYYSNRTYLLTVIDMKGTWTSSVRIADVTSKIVDSRGTAGGTWDLDEGQLVFTVVASDINDVWEKESTYSYKLLELRDHFMVLEGDNGRKEEWKKTVQLKGKEGPGAVNSIVTMAPYTVNLDKHSSNAKDRYLCLSMHLELMELMPEQPVPQFHPRARDAAIMYLSSLTYENVSDFDRIKVQKEKVKDILNPYMEGLIKEVVIDHVVVAVSAAKVEEFIIEHTAAPSAEEPADGEEGETGEEENPKDS
- a CDS encoding LutB/LldF family L-lactate oxidation iron-sulfur protein; translation: MNHDTATKKYVQNSALAIKDEILQSALNKIQSGLGKATALSYQNLDEGPPLRLKAHEIREKTINNLDVVLTRLAAKVRDNGGKVYFARTDKQAVDYCLKVAQQHHVKQVVKGKSMVTEEIGLNPAFEAKGIEVNETDLGEYIVQLAGEKPSHIIAPAAHKTRQQVGRLFEQKLGVPYTEDPPELTRIARKALREKFLTADMGISGCNLACAETGHMTVVSNEGNIRMSTTLPKVHVAIMGMERVVPNLEDHDILFRLLSRGAAAQKLGGYVSYIGGPGGPEFPDGPEEFHLVILDNGRSRILADPKFREILCCIRCSACLNACPVYGKIGGHAYDSTYCGPIGAVLTPLMEGMNQAKDLCLGESLCGACKQACSVNIDLPRMLLELRYRLAYGDDQWETKPVSVVEKTIHQAWALLAGHPALYRAVLTTFALGQKIFPTSKGMITKMPGPGAGWTKSRDIQPLSQTPFRKRFKKLNAQKADR
- a CDS encoding IscA/HesB family protein; this translates as MIELTDAAKTQIDNYFQGNEPSPIRIFLNSGGUAGPSLAMALDEPKDSDDLFDVKGLKFVVDKEFMEKAQQINIDFNGMGFSLDSGIDLGQGGNCGGCSGGSCG
- a CDS encoding MarR family winged helix-turn-helix transcriptional regulator → MISIRKIIQAVDIHSRKLNKEFGLTGPQLIVLQEISSHGQISITPLSRGTSLSQATVTDITKRLETRGYIARKKREDDRRAVSLFLTEKGQDVIKNLPPLLQETFTKHFSDIEDWEQMMIISAFERVVSLMAAEKLEASPILVTGPIRQNTPR
- the galE gene encoding UDP-glucose 4-epimerase GalE translates to MKILVTGGAGYIGSHTCVELLNQGHEVVVLDNLVNSSAKALDRVRNITGKDLAFFKTDLLDEAGTHAVFKAHKNIEAVIHFAGLKAVGESVSQPLRYYHNNITGTLNLMAAMEKAGVTAIVFSSSATVYGNPARLPITEDFPLSVTNPYGRTKLMIEEILSDLYTADPKWHITLLRYFNPVGAHPSGDIGEDPRDIPNNLMPYVARVAIGQLPRVNVFGDDYDTPDGTGVRDFIHVTDLAKGHICCLQRLMETPGVGIYNLGTGRGYSVIEMIKGFEKACGHKIPYEIVPRRPGDIAACWADPSKAGRELGWEATLDIEDMCKDAWHWQQKNPKGYDS
- a CDS encoding (Fe-S)-binding protein codes for the protein MTHATLFIQCIVDGMYPEVGEAMVKLFQRLDITMDYPENQTCCGQPSFNSGYRKEAAKAAKHYIETFEDAETIVCPSGSCVSMVRHHYPELFENEPAWKNRAIDVGKRTFELTEYLIDVLKIENTDAYYDGTITYHDSCHLKRYLGVAAQPRALINQVKGATFVEMKDSDTCCGFGGAFSTKYPDISTAMVKEKVKNILDSGADAVVGCDMGCLMNIKGYLNRHNLNVRVMHIAQLLAGQKAGAV
- a CDS encoding thiamine diphosphokinase, which codes for MKIVIVANGTLSEADGLLPRIQQADMVIAADGGAVHLHHMGIVPRIIIGDLDSIPKELLLFFEKKQVKILKHPVRKDQTDMELCMEYAVDHGCTDLLIMGATSTRLDHTLANIFLLRRLAAKGIPVTILDAHNDIHIVVSRLTLTGHPGDLISVIPVSDHVKGLTLEGLEYPLTDKNLCMGSTMGISNVFTQDKASISLKSGGVLVIKPKEEN